The Manihot esculenta cultivar AM560-2 chromosome 1, M.esculenta_v8, whole genome shotgun sequence genome has a window encoding:
- the LOC110617446 gene encoding uncharacterized protein LOC110617446, which translates to MATGIVSVFNKFLSIFILLFHLGCFTFTFRDHQPSTKKRKASPPSPTSSSSSRLKPHRALSSSWTYLKRIFYSKTYKASSSQDQSPVPTLTSARSSQQSIVSMIPPEEHSSDVPPRTKSSGSCQESEISTNDQFFPLRNDIFPCTACGEIFQKPQLLEQHQAIKHAVSELQDGDSGKNIVHIIFKTGWSCKEKNPEIRRILKIHNSPKILSRFEEYREVVKAKAARNSVVKRRDERCVADGNELLRFYCSTFICDLGANENSSICNQQYCSVCGIIKSGFSPKMDGISTLSSSWMAHVSIPEEVEEEFKFMNVKRAMLVCRVVAGRVGCEMEDEEEVDKENGGFDSVVGRGGSGVHSRLDEEELMVFNPRAVLPCFVIVYTV; encoded by the coding sequence CAGGCATAGTATCAGTATTCAATAAGTTCCTCTCCATCTTTATCCTCCTATTCCACCTGGGTTGCTTTACTTTCACATTCAGAGATCATCAGCCATCGACCAAGAAACGCAAAGCCTCTCCTccatctcccacatcttcttcttcatctcgCCTAAAGCCTCACAGAGCTCTCTCTTCTTCCTGGACCTATCTCAAACGTATCTTCTACTCAAAGACTTACAAAGCCAGCAGCTCACAGGATCAATCTCCAGTGCCAACTCTCACCTCGGCAAGATCATCGCAGCAGTCCATAGTCTCCATGATCCCTCCCGAAGAGCACTCGTCCGATGTTCCTCCACGTACAAAGTCATCTGGGTCTTGCCAAGAATCAGAAATCTCAACTAATGATCAGTTCTTTCCTTTACGAAATGATATCTTTCCGTGCACAGCTTGCGGCGAAATCTTTCAAAAACCTCAGCTTCTGGAGCAGCATCAAGCGATCAAACACGCGGTGTCAGAGCTTCAAGATGGAGATTCAGGGAAGAATATAGTCCATATCATATTCAAAACAGGTTGGTCTTGTAAAGAAAAGAACCCAGAAATCCGTAGGATTTTAAAGATCCATAACAGTCCAAAGATactatcaagatttgaagagtaCAGAGAGGTCGTGAAAGCCAAAGCTGCAAGAAACAGCGTCGTAAAGAGAAGGGACGAGAGATGCGTAGCAGATGGTAATGAACTCTTGAGATTTTACTGTTCGACGTTCATCTGCGATTTGGGAGCGAATGAAAATTCCAGCATTTGCAACCAGCAATACTGCAGCGTCTGTGGGATAATAAAATCAGGCTTCTCACCCAAGATGGACGGAATCTCTACACTATCGAGCAGCTGGATGGCACACGTGTCGATCCCAGAGGAGGTGGAAGAGGAATTCAAGTTTATGAACGTGAAACGAGCAATGCTGGTATGCAGAGTAGTAGCGGGTCGGGTCGGGTGTGAAATGGAGGATGAGGAGGAGGTGGATAAGGAGAATGGAGGGTTTGATTCTGTCGTGGGAAGGGGTGGCAGCGGGGTCCATAGCAGGCTGGACGAGGAAGAGCTAATGGTGTTTAATCCAAGGGCTGTGCTTCCTTGCTTTGTGATTGTGTATACCGTGTGA